The Arabidopsis thaliana chromosome 5, partial sequence genomic interval CTGTTCAAGATCAAAACATATCAGTTACATATTACTTCATTGTAGAATCAGCCAATAGTACTGGAAAGTTCATAGGGACTAGTATGTTATGATAACGGCTAGACTCTAGAGTGATTAAGATTAAAGGTTGGTGCGCGTTTCTGTAGTAAATAAGCACAAAGCTTGGTGACCTATAATGCTAAGACTTCCAGCATTTATGTACTAGTTCCTATAGTATCATACTTGGAGTAGcaattatttccttttttcgtGAAGAAAGCTAATACATATGATCAGATATAGAATTGTAAATCTCTTAAGTTCTCAAGAAGCGAAGACTATGACTGTTCACGATAAAAGAAGCTAATTCCGGTTTGTTTTAGAGTTCCTAAAATCTCTCTCAAAGCCAAAAGACTCCTTAACAAGGTCAAAGACCCTTAACTCTGACTATCTAATACTATTTACATTTATACTTATCAATATACCCGAGTAAGTGTGTGATAATAGGATAGTTAAGGAAGAATAAACTTACATGGGAAAGACGATTTCAACACCAATGCCTGCAATAATCCTCCGGATACGGATAGTAGTGTGGATGCCTGCATTTTGTCTAGACATCACAATACCTTTGTAGATAGATAGCCTACGTTTGTTCTCAGGAACTTCCTGTAAAATCAAACCCACCATGTCGTATCAAAATCTTGCAGTTAAATGCATAAATTGCATAAGATTATACGGGGACAATGAGTTTTACCAGTTTGATTTCTACAATATCCCCAGTCCTAAGTCCAGGAACCGGTCTTACAGTCTCTGCAACCTCAATAGCTTTCTTGTTCAGTAGctacagaaacaaaaagcaaatcaACATTTCATTTCTCCAATGCCTAAAAGATAACTGATGATTTAAGAACAGGAGCCAAAACAACTACAGTATCAGACATGTATAATCAGATTCAgagccaaaacaaaacactagACAATCTCATAGAATCACATTGGATAATGAACTAACCCCCATGATATCTCCGAGCTTGACTCTCGTCTTCCACGGAGGTTTAGCTTCCTCCGCCGCAACAGtggcttctccttctccttccgCTTCAGTTTCAACAGCATTCTCCACAACAGCCTCAGTTTCACCTTCAGTACTCTCTTCAGCTTTAGCGataaactcttttctcttcttggaATCGATGGCGAAACCAAAATTGGAGCTCGAATGATTgagaaaaaccctagaaactgATAGTCTTGAGTTCACTGATGATGCTCGTGGTAGAATTGAAGAAACCCCTAAATTCTTCGACGAGAAAGAAGGGGTTCTCGGTATCATATGCAATGCCTGGTTCCATAAATGGTAGATAAATACAGAATTCAAAGAAGCATAAGTATGAAAATGTGATTGAGCgtgagagagtgaagaagaagaacctgaggaagaagatgagagctCGTCGCCATGTTTGCACAACCCAAACTCGAAACCAGAGTAAAGAAGAGCCTTATCGCTTATCCGCTCCGT includes:
- a CDS encoding Ribosomal protein L19 family protein (Ribosomal protein L19 family protein; FUNCTIONS IN: structural constituent of ribosome; INVOLVED IN: translation, ribosome biogenesis; LOCATED IN: ribosome, chloroplast stroma, chloroplast, membrane, chloroplast envelope; EXPRESSED IN: 23 plant structures; EXPRESSED DURING: 13 growth stages; CONTAINS InterPro DOMAIN/s: Ribosomal protein L19 (InterPro:IPR001857); BEST Arabidopsis thaliana protein match is: Ribosomal protein L19 family protein (TAIR:AT4G17560.1); Has 30201 Blast hits to 17322 proteins in 780 species: Archae - 12; Bacteria - 1396; Metazoa - 17338; Fungi - 3422; Plants - 5037; Viruses - 0; Other Eukaryotes - 2996 (source: NCBI BLink).), translating into MATSSHLLPQALHMIPRTPSFSSKNLGVSSILPRASSVNSRLSVSRVFLNHSSSNFGFAIDSKKRKEFIAKAEESTEGETEAVVENAVETEAEGEGEATVAAEEAKPPWKTRVKLGDIMGLLNKKAIEVAETVRPVPGLRTGDIVEIKLEVPENKRRLSIYKGIVMSRQNAGIHTTIRIRRIIAGIGVEIVFPIYSPNIKEIKVVSHRKVRRARLYYLRDKLPRLSTFK